The Populus nigra chromosome 19, ddPopNigr1.1, whole genome shotgun sequence genome includes a window with the following:
- the LOC133680005 gene encoding uncharacterized protein LOC133680005 isoform X3, with product MICSNSLPLMETLKKDCEQFTDVYWIKFRLVSNARFAKRKLDESIFLGNPLQVSYAPHFETVSDTKDKLEGRRKEVFARLNPRRTKGPKVHNAGTSSQASLLTSQIDHVCQHLNSNQSWDSGESQNVHQIGDPPITRVSSDQDYFPSQSMNQTVRLVREKLNKIQSSSEHLQAGPVSKKARVDNRRRI from the exons ATGATTTGTTCAAACTCTTTGCCTCTTATGGAGACGTTGAAGA AAGATTGTGAGCAATTTACTGATGTTTACTGGATCAAATTCCGTCTGGTCAGCAATGCCAG GTTTGCTAAAAGGAAATTGGACGAATCCATTTTCCTAGGGAACCCCTTGCAGGTCTCCTATGCTCCTCACTTTGAGACCGTCTCTGACACCAAGGATAAGTTAGAAGGCAGAAGGAAGGAAGTTTTTGCACGTTTGAACC CTCGAAGAACCAAGGGTCCCAAAGTTCACAACGCTGGCACTTCGAGCCAGGCTTCATTGCTTACATCACAGATTGACCACGTTTGTCAGCACCTCAACTCTAATCAATCTTG GGACTCTGGAGAATCACAAAATGTTCATCAGATAGGTGATCCCCCTATTACAAGGGTGTCCTCTGACCAg GATTACTTTCCATCCCAGTCAATGAATCAGACTGTTAGATTGGTCAGGGAGAAGCTCAATAAG aTCCAATCAAGTAGTGAGCATCTTCAAGCCGGGCCTGTATCCAAGAAAGCACGAGTTGACAATAGAAGAAGAATTTGA
- the LOC133680005 gene encoding uncharacterized protein LOC133680005 isoform X1: protein MPPRNRDCSPPHPTVVRVYTVCDESRYLIVRNVPALGCGDDLFKLFASYGDVEECKPMDAEDCEQFTDVYWIKFRLVSNARFAKRKLDESIFLGNPLQVSYAPHFETVSDTKDKLEGRRKEVFARLNPRRTKGPKVHNAGTSSQASLLTSQIDHVCQHLNSNQSWDSGESQNVHQIGDPPITRVSSDQDYFPSQSMNQTVRLVREKLNKIQSSSEHLQAGPVSKKARVDNRRRI from the exons ATGCCTCCTCGAAACAGAGATTGCTCTCCTCCTCATCCTACGGTGGTTCGTGTTTACACTGTCTGTGACGAATCAAG ATATTTGATAGTGAGGAACGTTCCTGCTTTGGGATGCGGTGATGATTTGTTCAAACTCTTTGCCTCTTATGGAGACGTTGAAGA GTGTAAACCAATGGATGCAGAAGATTGTGAGCAATTTACTGATGTTTACTGGATCAAATTCCGTCTGGTCAGCAATGCCAG GTTTGCTAAAAGGAAATTGGACGAATCCATTTTCCTAGGGAACCCCTTGCAGGTCTCCTATGCTCCTCACTTTGAGACCGTCTCTGACACCAAGGATAAGTTAGAAGGCAGAAGGAAGGAAGTTTTTGCACGTTTGAACC CTCGAAGAACCAAGGGTCCCAAAGTTCACAACGCTGGCACTTCGAGCCAGGCTTCATTGCTTACATCACAGATTGACCACGTTTGTCAGCACCTCAACTCTAATCAATCTTG GGACTCTGGAGAATCACAAAATGTTCATCAGATAGGTGATCCCCCTATTACAAGGGTGTCCTCTGACCAg GATTACTTTCCATCCCAGTCAATGAATCAGACTGTTAGATTGGTCAGGGAGAAGCTCAATAAG aTCCAATCAAGTAGTGAGCATCTTCAAGCCGGGCCTGTATCCAAGAAAGCACGAGTTGACAATAGAAGAAGAATTTGA
- the LOC133680005 gene encoding uncharacterized protein LOC133680005 isoform X2, whose product MPPRNRDCSPPHPTVVRVYTVCDESRYLIVRNVPALGCGDDLFKLFASYGDVEECKPMDAEDCEQFTDVYWIKFRLVSNARFAKRKLDESIFLGNPLQVSYAPHFETVSDTKDKLEGRRKEVFARLNPRRTKGPKVHNAGTSSQASLLTSQIDHVCQHLNSNQSWDSGESQNVHQIGDPPITRVSSDQDYFPSQSMNQTVRLVREKLNKGRYGT is encoded by the exons ATGCCTCCTCGAAACAGAGATTGCTCTCCTCCTCATCCTACGGTGGTTCGTGTTTACACTGTCTGTGACGAATCAAG ATATTTGATAGTGAGGAACGTTCCTGCTTTGGGATGCGGTGATGATTTGTTCAAACTCTTTGCCTCTTATGGAGACGTTGAAGA GTGTAAACCAATGGATGCAGAAGATTGTGAGCAATTTACTGATGTTTACTGGATCAAATTCCGTCTGGTCAGCAATGCCAG GTTTGCTAAAAGGAAATTGGACGAATCCATTTTCCTAGGGAACCCCTTGCAGGTCTCCTATGCTCCTCACTTTGAGACCGTCTCTGACACCAAGGATAAGTTAGAAGGCAGAAGGAAGGAAGTTTTTGCACGTTTGAACC CTCGAAGAACCAAGGGTCCCAAAGTTCACAACGCTGGCACTTCGAGCCAGGCTTCATTGCTTACATCACAGATTGACCACGTTTGTCAGCACCTCAACTCTAATCAATCTTG GGACTCTGGAGAATCACAAAATGTTCATCAGATAGGTGATCCCCCTATTACAAGGGTGTCCTCTGACCAg GATTACTTTCCATCCCAGTCAATGAATCAGACTGTTAGATTGGTCAGGGAGAAGCTCAATAAG GGACGATATGGAACTTGA